From a single Mycolicibacterium mengxianglii genomic region:
- a CDS encoding type I polyketide synthase, with the protein MTPHRAAPEPVAIIGIGCRLAGDLTTPAQFWEFLLSGGSAVRQIPEQRWEPYRKRDPRNAAVLKEITPWGTFLDDLPAFDAEFFGVSPREAELMDPQQRLAVEVCWEALEHAGIAPRSVAGTDTAVLMGVNSDDYGKLIMEDLPGIEAWTGIGTSLCGIANRVSHLLDLRGPSVALDAACAASLVAVHQGCQLLRDGETSLALVGGVSALIGPGLTRVLDVAGATAPDGRCKTFDATADGYGRGEGAAVVVLKRLADAQRDGDRALAVVRGGAVAQDGRTVGIMSPNGDAQADLFRRACEVSHVPPGSVDFIEAHGTGTPTGDPVELNALAAVYGAARSSENPCAVGSVKPNTGHLEGGAGVVGLVKAALALHHEVIPPTAGVRTLTPAVDWAASGLRVPTTPEPWTPRPGAPRRAAVCSYGYGGTIAHVLLEEAPAPTPCPAMTSTVPQLFPISARSQSRLSVHADALAGHLRSRNVPVDQVAATLWRRRSHEAHRAAIVADTQHDLVAGLEVLAASQRDPRVVTGSVVPGADAGAVWVFSGHGSHWAGMGSELLETEPRFAEIIDTVEPIFRAELGFSPREALRSGELGGTDRVQALTFAMQVGLAEVLRARGAQPAAVIGHSVGEVAACVTAGVLTLEEGAAVACYRARGFRAVLGEGAMALVRLPFADAEQRLRNRTDVVAAISASPESTVISGDVDGVEKVCAVLTDQGVVVRRVATDVAFHSPAMDALTGELARLTGGLPQPRGAAVPLYTSALADPRSTAPRGPDYWVTNLRGRVRFAEAVTAAAEDGHRLFLEVSAHPVVAHSVVETLTHLGIDEQAVIPVLRRNQPETAAVNAAFGALYCHGAPVDIPDGQWAADLPGTQWQHRNFWRTPTPPPGGHGVHDVGSHTLLGGRLDVTGTAPVRVWQTRVGMDTRPYPGDHPVKGTEIVPAAVLLNTFLTAAGTDLADVRLRTPVAPGRTRDVQVVLQDRELSLSTRVVEADGSEGGWLTHCTAASVADKAGELTAATPMCPESLPPNHVVYTLGGLGVAAMGFGWDVLDLRRGEGELLARVAAEPDGSVPTSWAGLLDAATSAASTVFDDPPRLRMPARIKEVRVQGGPPAVGVIHVRRRPGTATATDVTISDATGAALVMLTGMEFDELENPAGTDPSRMVHDLVWQPISFAEDNTPDEVVLVGGDAETLAVVVPDLAAANVDYRVCAQPDGVPDDLGRGAVVLVLPRRDDDAEVSVDLVLRTLTAMHAAGSQARLWVLTQRVHEGDNVSHAPLWGFARVAAAEHPRVWGGVLDLPDTRIPLGVLASLAGHGVVVVRDGVARTARLEFATAGTGAPLTCSPGGTYVITGGTGVLGLRLAQRLADLGARRLVLLSRSGLPERAAWTAGGDNEAVRVVAALEDRGVSVRVVAVDIGATGAADVVRSALRDLPPVRGVIHAAGVEAGALLVDTTVDDIRTTMAPKADGALTLHEVFPPGQLDWLVLFSSCGYLAGFPGQGAYACANAFLDAFAAHRRALGDRTTSVAWTAWRGLGMGSTSGFVAAQLEALGMDAVAADDAMRALDIAVRADRAHVVVLPVLPAAASVPMLAAVAPRATTGPEPVAPAGQVGPGTADTAGWAAQQVLAAVAAELGLPEDGVDPRLPLVEIGVDSIMTVAVRRQLEKQTGLTLPPTLLWEHPTAAAVTARIVELLDGTKEPAEIS; encoded by the coding sequence GTGACACCCCATCGCGCTGCCCCCGAACCCGTCGCGATCATCGGCATCGGCTGCCGGCTGGCCGGCGATCTCACCACCCCCGCGCAATTCTGGGAGTTCCTGCTCAGCGGCGGCAGCGCGGTGCGCCAGATCCCCGAGCAGCGGTGGGAGCCGTACCGGAAGCGGGACCCGCGCAACGCCGCGGTCCTCAAGGAGATCACGCCGTGGGGCACCTTTCTCGACGATCTACCGGCATTCGACGCCGAATTCTTCGGGGTGTCGCCGCGAGAAGCTGAACTGATGGATCCCCAGCAGCGGCTGGCCGTCGAAGTGTGTTGGGAGGCACTCGAACACGCGGGCATCGCACCACGGTCGGTCGCCGGCACTGACACCGCGGTGCTCATGGGGGTCAACTCCGACGACTACGGCAAGCTCATCATGGAGGATCTGCCGGGTATCGAGGCGTGGACCGGGATCGGGACGTCGCTGTGCGGTATTGCCAACCGGGTGTCGCACCTGCTGGACCTGCGCGGGCCCAGTGTCGCCCTGGACGCGGCGTGTGCGGCGTCGTTGGTGGCGGTGCACCAGGGTTGCCAGCTGCTGCGCGACGGTGAGACTTCGCTGGCTCTGGTCGGCGGTGTCAGCGCCCTCATCGGCCCCGGCCTGACCCGGGTGCTCGACGTGGCAGGTGCCACGGCGCCCGACGGCCGCTGCAAGACCTTTGACGCGACGGCCGACGGCTACGGCCGCGGTGAGGGTGCGGCCGTGGTGGTGCTCAAGAGGCTGGCCGACGCCCAACGCGACGGTGACCGGGCGCTCGCCGTGGTGCGCGGCGGTGCGGTGGCCCAGGACGGGCGCACGGTGGGCATCATGTCGCCCAACGGTGACGCCCAGGCCGATCTGTTCCGCCGGGCCTGCGAGGTATCGCACGTACCGCCCGGCAGCGTCGATTTCATCGAAGCCCACGGCACCGGCACGCCGACCGGTGACCCGGTCGAGCTGAACGCGCTCGCTGCAGTCTACGGTGCCGCCCGTTCTTCCGAAAACCCTTGCGCTGTAGGCTCTGTCAAGCCCAATACCGGCCACCTCGAAGGCGGTGCCGGTGTCGTCGGGTTGGTCAAGGCGGCGCTGGCGCTGCATCACGAAGTCATTCCCCCGACGGCTGGGGTGCGCACCCTGACCCCGGCGGTGGACTGGGCCGCCAGCGGCCTCCGCGTGCCGACGACGCCGGAGCCCTGGACGCCGCGCCCCGGTGCGCCGCGGCGCGCGGCGGTGTGCAGTTACGGCTACGGCGGCACCATCGCTCATGTGCTGCTCGAAGAGGCCCCAGCCCCGACGCCTTGTCCTGCAATGACTTCCACAGTGCCGCAGCTGTTTCCGATATCCGCCCGCTCGCAGTCCAGGCTGAGTGTGCACGCCGACGCGCTGGCCGGGCACCTGCGTTCCCGCAATGTTCCCGTCGATCAGGTGGCCGCGACGCTGTGGCGACGCCGCTCCCATGAAGCGCATCGGGCCGCGATCGTCGCCGACACTCAGCACGACCTGGTGGCCGGCCTGGAGGTGCTCGCGGCATCACAACGAGACCCCCGGGTGGTGACGGGCAGCGTCGTGCCGGGTGCCGACGCCGGCGCGGTGTGGGTGTTCTCCGGCCACGGGTCACACTGGGCGGGAATGGGTTCCGAGCTGCTCGAGACCGAACCCAGGTTTGCCGAGATCATCGACACCGTGGAACCGATTTTCCGCGCCGAACTGGGTTTCTCGCCGCGGGAGGCGCTGCGCTCGGGTGAACTCGGCGGCACCGATCGGGTGCAGGCGTTGACGTTCGCAATGCAGGTGGGCTTGGCCGAGGTGCTGCGTGCGCGGGGCGCGCAGCCGGCGGCGGTCATCGGGCATTCGGTGGGCGAGGTCGCGGCCTGCGTCACCGCGGGTGTGTTGACTCTCGAAGAGGGCGCCGCGGTCGCCTGCTACCGCGCTCGCGGCTTCCGCGCGGTGCTGGGCGAGGGGGCGATGGCCCTGGTGCGGCTCCCGTTCGCCGACGCCGAGCAGCGACTGCGCAATCGCACCGATGTGGTGGCGGCCATCAGCGCGTCGCCGGAGTCGACGGTCATCTCCGGGGACGTCGACGGCGTGGAGAAAGTCTGCGCGGTACTCACCGACCAGGGCGTCGTGGTGCGCCGCGTCGCAACCGACGTGGCCTTCCACAGCCCGGCGATGGATGCGCTGACCGGTGAATTGGCCCGTCTGACAGGGGGATTGCCGCAACCCCGGGGCGCGGCGGTGCCGCTGTACACCAGCGCCCTGGCCGATCCGCGCTCGACGGCGCCACGCGGACCCGACTACTGGGTGACCAACCTGCGCGGTCGCGTCCGCTTCGCGGAGGCCGTCACCGCAGCCGCCGAGGACGGGCACCGGTTGTTCCTCGAGGTATCGGCGCACCCCGTGGTGGCGCACTCCGTGGTGGAAACCTTGACGCACTTGGGTATCGACGAGCAGGCCGTCATCCCGGTGCTGCGCCGCAACCAGCCCGAAACCGCGGCGGTCAACGCCGCATTCGGCGCGCTGTACTGCCACGGCGCACCGGTCGACATCCCGGATGGGCAGTGGGCTGCCGACCTGCCGGGCACGCAATGGCAACACCGGAACTTCTGGCGGACCCCGACCCCGCCGCCGGGTGGCCACGGTGTGCACGACGTCGGCAGCCACACGTTGCTCGGCGGCCGTCTTGACGTGACAGGTACTGCCCCGGTCCGGGTCTGGCAGACCAGAGTCGGTATGGACACCCGCCCGTACCCGGGCGACCATCCGGTGAAGGGCACCGAAATCGTCCCTGCCGCAGTGCTGTTGAACACCTTCCTGACCGCGGCGGGCACCGATCTGGCGGATGTGCGGCTGCGGACCCCGGTGGCGCCCGGTCGTACCCGCGACGTGCAGGTGGTGCTGCAGGATCGTGAGCTGAGCCTGTCGACCCGGGTGGTGGAGGCCGATGGATCCGAAGGTGGCTGGCTGACGCACTGCACCGCGGCCAGTGTCGCCGACAAGGCCGGCGAGCTGACGGCGGCGACACCGATGTGCCCCGAGTCGCTGCCACCCAACCATGTTGTCTACACCTTGGGCGGACTCGGCGTAGCGGCGATGGGATTCGGTTGGGACGTCTTGGATCTGCGTCGCGGCGAGGGTGAATTACTGGCCAGGGTGGCGGCCGAACCCGACGGTTCGGTGCCGACGAGCTGGGCCGGGCTGCTGGATGCGGCGACGTCGGCGGCGTCGACGGTGTTCGACGACCCGCCACGGCTGCGGATGCCGGCCCGGATCAAGGAGGTGCGCGTGCAGGGCGGCCCGCCTGCCGTCGGGGTGATCCACGTTCGGCGCCGGCCCGGTACCGCCACTGCCACTGACGTCACGATCAGTGACGCCACGGGTGCGGCGCTGGTGATGCTGACCGGAATGGAATTCGACGAACTGGAGAACCCCGCCGGCACGGACCCGTCGCGCATGGTGCATGACCTGGTCTGGCAACCCATCTCGTTCGCCGAGGACAACACCCCCGACGAGGTGGTGCTGGTCGGCGGTGACGCCGAGACCCTGGCCGTCGTGGTGCCTGACCTCGCGGCGGCGAACGTCGACTACCGGGTCTGCGCCCAGCCAGACGGGGTGCCCGACGATCTGGGGCGCGGTGCGGTGGTGCTGGTGCTGCCGCGCCGCGACGATGACGCCGAGGTCTCGGTGGATCTGGTGCTGCGAACCTTGACCGCGATGCATGCCGCCGGTAGTCAGGCCCGGTTGTGGGTGCTCACACAGCGCGTCCATGAAGGTGACAATGTCAGCCATGCTCCGCTGTGGGGGTTCGCACGTGTGGCTGCCGCCGAACACCCGCGGGTGTGGGGTGGGGTGCTGGACCTGCCCGATACCCGAATACCGCTGGGAGTGTTGGCATCTCTGGCCGGTCACGGTGTGGTGGTGGTGCGGGACGGTGTCGCGCGGACTGCCCGGCTGGAGTTCGCGACAGCGGGGACCGGGGCGCCGTTGACCTGCTCACCGGGCGGGACGTATGTGATCACCGGCGGCACCGGTGTTCTCGGCCTCCGGCTTGCCCAACGGCTTGCCGATCTGGGTGCGCGCCGACTGGTGTTGTTGTCCCGATCCGGGCTACCCGAGCGCGCGGCGTGGACGGCCGGCGGAGACAACGAGGCGGTACGCGTGGTCGCGGCTCTCGAGGACCGCGGTGTGTCGGTACGGGTCGTCGCTGTCGACATCGGCGCAACGGGAGCGGCCGACGTCGTGCGGTCGGCGCTGCGAGACCTGCCGCCGGTGCGTGGGGTCATCCATGCCGCCGGTGTGGAAGCCGGTGCGCTGCTGGTGGATACCACTGTCGACGACATTCGGACCACGATGGCACCGAAGGCCGACGGCGCGCTGACATTGCACGAGGTGTTCCCGCCGGGGCAGCTGGACTGGCTGGTGCTCTTCTCCTCCTGCGGTTACCTCGCCGGTTTCCCCGGCCAGGGCGCCTACGCGTGTGCCAACGCCTTCCTTGATGCCTTCGCCGCGCACCGTCGCGCGCTCGGGGACCGGACCACCAGCGTGGCGTGGACGGCGTGGCGCGGGTTGGGCATGGGCTCGACGTCGGGTTTCGTGGCCGCTCAGCTGGAGGCGCTGGGCATGGACGCCGTGGCAGCCGATGACGCCATGCGCGCCCTGGACATCGCGGTGCGCGCCGACCGGGCCCACGTCGTGGTGTTGCCGGTGTTGCCCGCCGCGGCCTCGGTTCCGATGCTGGCCGCGGTCGCACCGCGCGCCACCACAGGACCCGAGCCCGTGGCCCCCGCCGGTCAGGTGGGCCCGGGTACCGCCGACACGGCGGGATGGGCCGCGCAGCAGGTGCTGGCCGCGGTCGCCGCCGAACTCGGGCTGCCCGAGGACGGGGTGGACCCCCGGCTGCCGCTGGTGGAAATCGGGGTGGATTCGATCATGACTGTCGCGGTCCGCCGCCAGCTGGAGAAACAGACCGGGCTCACGCTGCCGCCGACGCTGCTGTGGGAGCACCCCACGGCAGCGGCGGTGACCGCCCGCATCGTCGAGTTGCTCGACGGAACAAAGGAACCCGCCGAGATCTCCTGA
- a CDS encoding (2,3-dihydroxybenzoyl)adenylate synthase has translation MSTGFERHQAGEPDHYPDLARGFVPFPADRAELYRHAGYWTGRPLDSLLRDGAANWPQRTAIIDPAGSYTFAELDAAADRIAAGLAHLGVVPGDRMLLQLPNTCQFAVALFGLLRAGVVPVMCLPGHRLAEMSHFVDVSGAVGLVIPGRVGGFDYRAMAEQLLAAHPSLEHVIVDGPGDIGPFVPWSSLTGFSGPPLPQRAPVDPSLPALLLVSGGTTGLPKLIARTHNDYVYTAMASAQAYEMTGDDTYLVVLPAGHNFPLACPGLLGAMTVGAKTVFTTDPSPEAAFALIDQHHVTVTGLVNALAKVWSQACEWEPVLPTSLRAVQVGGSRMSAEDARFILDNLTTGLSQIFGMAEGMLNFTRIGDPVEVVVHTQGRPMSPHDEMRVVDEAGAQVPPGEEGELLVRGPYTLNGYYRAEEANARSFTPDGFYRSGDRVRIFADGPKAGYVEVTGRIKDVIHRGGETVSATDLEDHLHTHPKITFAAAVPLPDEFLSEKICAAVVFSGTPITLTELNAYLDQRGVSSHARPDVLVALPSLPKTAVGKVDKPKLIKDLLA, from the coding sequence ATGAGCACGGGATTCGAACGCCACCAAGCCGGCGAGCCGGACCATTACCCGGACTTGGCGCGTGGCTTCGTGCCGTTCCCCGCCGACCGGGCCGAGCTGTACCGGCATGCCGGGTACTGGACCGGTCGCCCGCTCGATTCGCTGCTGCGCGACGGGGCAGCGAACTGGCCGCAGCGCACTGCCATCATCGACCCCGCCGGCAGCTACACCTTCGCCGAACTCGACGCCGCCGCCGACCGGATCGCCGCCGGGCTGGCCCACCTGGGCGTCGTTCCGGGTGACCGGATGCTGCTGCAACTGCCCAACACCTGCCAGTTCGCCGTGGCGCTGTTCGGGCTGCTGCGCGCCGGCGTGGTGCCGGTGATGTGCCTGCCGGGTCACCGTTTGGCCGAGATGAGCCACTTCGTCGACGTCAGCGGCGCCGTCGGGCTGGTGATTCCGGGGCGGGTCGGGGGTTTCGACTACCGTGCCATGGCCGAGCAACTGCTGGCCGCGCACCCCAGCCTCGAGCACGTGATCGTCGATGGGCCCGGTGATATCGGCCCGTTTGTGCCCTGGTCGTCGCTGACCGGGTTCAGCGGCCCGCCACTGCCCCAGCGCGCACCCGTTGACCCGTCATTGCCCGCGCTGCTGCTGGTCTCAGGGGGCACCACCGGGCTGCCCAAGCTGATCGCCCGCACGCACAACGATTACGTCTACACCGCGATGGCCAGCGCCCAGGCCTACGAAATGACCGGCGACGACACCTATTTGGTGGTGTTGCCCGCGGGGCACAACTTCCCGCTGGCCTGCCCCGGACTGCTGGGCGCCATGACAGTGGGCGCCAAGACGGTGTTCACCACCGACCCCAGTCCCGAGGCGGCGTTCGCGCTGATCGACCAGCACCACGTCACCGTCACGGGACTGGTCAACGCCCTGGCCAAGGTGTGGAGCCAGGCCTGCGAGTGGGAACCGGTGCTGCCGACATCCCTGCGTGCGGTCCAGGTGGGCGGCTCCCGGATGAGCGCCGAGGACGCCCGCTTCATTCTGGACAACCTCACCACCGGGCTGTCACAGATCTTCGGCATGGCCGAAGGCATGCTGAACTTCACCCGGATCGGCGACCCCGTAGAGGTGGTCGTCCACACCCAGGGCCGGCCGATGTCACCGCATGACGAGATGAGGGTGGTCGACGAAGCCGGCGCGCAGGTTCCTCCCGGCGAGGAGGGTGAACTGTTGGTGCGCGGCCCTTACACCCTCAACGGCTACTACCGTGCCGAAGAGGCCAACGCGAGGTCCTTCACCCCGGACGGCTTCTACCGCTCCGGTGACCGGGTGCGCATCTTCGCCGACGGCCCCAAAGCCGGCTACGTCGAGGTCACCGGCCGCATCAAGGACGTCATCCACCGCGGCGGCGAGACCGTCTCGGCGACCGATCTGGAAGATCACCTGCACACCCATCCGAAGATCACCTTCGCCGCCGCGGTACCGCTACCCGACGAGTTCCTGAGTGAAAAGATCTGCGCGGCAGTCGTTTTCAGTGGTACGCCGATCACCCTGACGGAATTGAACGCCTACCTGGACCAGCGTGGAGTGTCGTCACACGCCCGCCCCGACGTGTTGGTGGCACTGCCGTCGCTGCCGAAGACCGCTGTCGGCAAAGTGGACAAGCCCAAGCTCATCAAGGATTTGCTGGCCTGA
- a CDS encoding non-ribosomal peptide synthetase: protein MGVAATTADTVRAEVAELLGVTPEAVDPHADLIACGLDSIRMMALSGRWRKQGIDVGFAALAEEPTVAAWIALIGDRLPPAPAPTAEEIAPAVDVDDLGEPFPLAPIQHALWVGRNSDQELGGVAAHLYVEFDGHGVDPDRLRTAARALSERHPMLRVQILPDGTQRISDRVLEPKITDLRHLDTAAAQVQLEVIRDHKSHQILDGEVLELALTLLPEGRTRVHVDLDMQAADAVSYRNFMADLAVLYKSRQLPALGYTYRQYRAAFTAANPGPTDEDRRWWAERIPELPEPPAPPLVPPAEQQNPRRNTRRHHFFDAAAKESLFAAARRRGITPAMAVAASYAGVLRRWSTNSRFLLNLPMFGREPFHPDVDKLVGDFTSSLMLDIDLTHTTTAAERARVVQDTLHTTARHSSYSGLSVLRDLTRHRGTQVLAPFVFTSALGLGDLFAGDVTEQFGTPVWHISQGPQVLLDAQITPFAGGLLLNWDVREEAFRPGVIDAMFAYHLAEINRLAADDDAWDAPDPAAVPPAQQRVRDTVNGVTAEPSAEALPDGFFRAAATHPEAPAVFSSLGDFTYAQLREQVLAVTATLRRRGVRPGDVVAVLGPKNAEQVPALLGIHAAGAAYLPIGADQPADRAHRILRSAGVQMVLVCGKHDAPLPIPSLTVAEAIQQGSPLAAQTQPERVDPADLAYVLFTSGSTGEPKGVEVTHDASMNTVEFINRHFEIGPSDRCLALSTLEGDLSVLDIFGMLRAGASIVVVDEEDRRNPDVWARLIDEHQVTVLHFMPGWLEMLTEVGGGRLQSVRVVPTGGDWVRPELVRALRAEAPGVRAAGLGGATETATHNTICEPGELPVNWSSVPLGVPLPNNVCRVVAADGTDCPDWVPGEFWVSGRGVASGYRGRPDLTAERFVSDAGRTWYRTGDLVRYLPDGNIEFVGRLDHRVKISGYRVELGEVERALNRLEGVDGAVVAVLPAPGDRDGQQQLAALVRLTDSAPTMEVLRAAMADLVPPHMIPSQIVAVDAIPFTVGGKIDRRAVAQLLADTIAARAETADLTSGFAAPSTTLERALAHIVAAILGRENVGVDDDFFALGGDSVLATQTVARVREWLDAPYVAVADIFAARTVAKLAQLLIGHETDPSRLAGVAELYLEVTGMDSADVMTALDSPQTA from the coding sequence GTGGGTGTTGCTGCGACGACTGCAGACACCGTCCGCGCCGAGGTCGCCGAGCTTCTCGGCGTGACCCCCGAGGCTGTCGATCCACACGCTGACCTGATCGCCTGCGGCCTGGATTCCATCCGCATGATGGCGCTGTCCGGACGGTGGCGCAAACAGGGCATCGACGTCGGCTTCGCGGCGCTGGCCGAGGAACCGACCGTCGCCGCCTGGATCGCCCTGATCGGCGATCGCCTCCCCCCGGCGCCGGCCCCTACCGCTGAAGAGATCGCCCCTGCGGTCGACGTCGACGATCTGGGCGAGCCCTTCCCGCTGGCGCCGATCCAGCACGCGCTGTGGGTGGGCCGCAACAGCGATCAGGAGCTCGGCGGGGTCGCGGCACACCTGTACGTCGAATTCGACGGCCACGGTGTGGATCCCGACCGGCTCCGGACAGCTGCCCGTGCACTCTCGGAGCGTCATCCCATGCTGCGGGTGCAGATCCTTCCCGACGGAACCCAGCGGATCAGCGACCGTGTGCTCGAACCCAAGATCACCGACCTGCGCCACCTCGACACCGCGGCAGCCCAGGTGCAGCTCGAGGTCATCCGCGATCACAAGAGCCATCAGATCCTCGACGGGGAAGTGCTCGAACTCGCACTCACCCTGCTGCCAGAGGGCCGCACCCGCGTGCACGTCGACCTGGACATGCAGGCCGCCGATGCGGTGAGCTACCGCAACTTCATGGCCGACCTTGCGGTGCTCTACAAAAGCCGGCAGTTGCCGGCGCTGGGCTACACCTACCGCCAGTACCGGGCGGCCTTCACCGCCGCGAACCCCGGCCCCACCGACGAGGACCGGCGCTGGTGGGCAGAGCGGATTCCCGAGCTGCCCGAACCTCCGGCGCCGCCACTGGTGCCGCCGGCAGAGCAGCAGAACCCCCGCCGCAACACCCGCCGGCATCACTTCTTCGACGCTGCCGCCAAGGAGTCGCTGTTCGCGGCGGCCCGGCGCCGCGGGATCACCCCGGCCATGGCTGTCGCGGCCTCCTACGCCGGGGTGCTGCGCCGCTGGTCCACGAACTCGCGCTTCCTGCTGAACCTGCCGATGTTCGGCCGTGAACCGTTTCACCCAGACGTCGACAAACTGGTCGGTGACTTCACCTCATCGCTGATGCTCGACATCGACCTGACCCACACCACCACCGCCGCCGAACGCGCGCGGGTGGTGCAGGACACCCTGCACACCACCGCGCGGCACTCCAGCTACTCCGGGCTCTCGGTGTTGCGCGATCTCACCCGGCACCGCGGTACCCAGGTGCTCGCTCCGTTCGTCTTCACCAGTGCGCTGGGTCTGGGCGACCTGTTCGCCGGTGACGTCACCGAGCAGTTCGGCACCCCGGTCTGGCACATCTCCCAGGGCCCGCAGGTGCTGCTGGACGCCCAGATCACCCCGTTCGCGGGCGGCCTGTTGTTGAACTGGGATGTCCGCGAAGAGGCGTTCCGGCCGGGCGTGATCGACGCGATGTTCGCCTACCACCTGGCAGAGATCAATCGGCTCGCCGCCGATGACGACGCCTGGGACGCCCCCGACCCGGCGGCTGTCCCACCGGCACAGCAGCGGGTCCGCGACACCGTCAACGGTGTCACCGCCGAACCCAGCGCAGAGGCGTTGCCCGACGGCTTCTTCCGCGCCGCAGCCACGCACCCGGAGGCGCCGGCGGTCTTCAGCAGCCTCGGTGACTTCACTTACGCACAGCTGCGGGAGCAGGTGCTTGCGGTCACCGCCACGTTGCGCCGCCGCGGTGTTCGGCCCGGCGATGTGGTTGCGGTGCTGGGGCCCAAGAACGCCGAGCAGGTGCCCGCACTGCTGGGCATCCATGCCGCGGGCGCCGCGTATCTGCCGATCGGCGCCGACCAGCCCGCTGACCGTGCGCACCGCATCCTGCGGTCCGCCGGTGTCCAGATGGTCCTCGTGTGCGGTAAACATGATGCGCCGCTACCGATTCCGTCATTGACGGTGGCCGAGGCCATCCAGCAGGGATCACCGCTGGCCGCGCAGACCCAACCGGAGCGGGTCGACCCCGCCGACCTCGCCTATGTGCTGTTCACCTCCGGTTCCACCGGCGAGCCCAAGGGTGTGGAGGTCACCCACGATGCGTCGATGAACACCGTGGAGTTCATCAACCGGCATTTCGAGATCGGGCCGTCGGACCGGTGCCTGGCGCTGTCCACGCTCGAAGGTGACCTGTCGGTCCTGGACATCTTCGGGATGCTGCGTGCCGGAGCCTCGATCGTCGTGGTGGACGAGGAAGATCGGCGCAACCCCGATGTCTGGGCCCGTCTGATCGACGAGCACCAGGTGACGGTGCTGCACTTCATGCCGGGCTGGCTGGAGATGCTGACCGAGGTGGGTGGCGGCAGATTGCAGTCGGTGCGCGTGGTGCCCACCGGTGGTGACTGGGTGCGTCCGGAGCTGGTTCGCGCGCTGCGCGCCGAAGCTCCGGGGGTGCGGGCCGCGGGTCTGGGCGGCGCCACCGAGACGGCGACACACAACACCATCTGCGAGCCGGGTGAGCTGCCGGTGAACTGGTCCTCCGTCCCGCTCGGTGTCCCGCTGCCCAACAACGTGTGCCGGGTGGTCGCCGCCGACGGAACCGACTGCCCAGACTGGGTTCCCGGCGAGTTCTGGGTTTCCGGTCGAGGTGTGGCCTCGGGCTATCGCGGCAGACCCGACCTGACGGCCGAACGATTCGTTTCCGACGCCGGCCGGACCTGGTACCGCACCGGCGATCTGGTGCGGTATCTGCCTGACGGCAACATCGAATTCGTCGGGCGGCTCGACCATCGCGTCAAGATCAGCGGTTACCGCGTCGAACTCGGCGAGGTCGAGCGGGCGCTCAACCGTCTCGAGGGCGTCGACGGTGCTGTGGTGGCGGTGCTGCCCGCACCGGGCGATCGCGACGGCCAACAGCAGCTGGCCGCTCTCGTACGCCTGACCGACTCTGCACCGACGATGGAAGTGCTGCGTGCGGCCATGGCGGATCTCGTTCCGCCGCACATGATCCCGAGCCAGATCGTGGCGGTGGACGCCATTCCGTTCACGGTGGGCGGCAAGATCGACCGCAGGGCGGTGGCGCAACTTCTCGCGGACACCATCGCCGCGCGTGCCGAGACAGCCGACCTCACGTCCGGTTTCGCTGCGCCGTCGACGACATTGGAACGCGCCCTCGCCCACATCGTGGCTGCGATCCTGGGCCGCGAGAACGTCGGTGTCGACGACGATTTCTTCGCCCTGGGAGGCGATTCGGTGCTGGCGACCCAGACCGTGGCGCGGGTGCGGGAGTGGCTGGACGCCCCGTATGTGGCCGTCGCGGATATTTTCGCCGCCCGTACCGTCGCGAAGCTGGCTCAGTTGCTCATCGGCCACGAAACCGATCCGAGTCGGCTTGCCGGGGTGGCCGAGCTGTACCTCGAGGTCACCGGAATGGACAGCGCCGACGTCATGACCGCCCTCGACTCGCCGCAGACCGCATGA
- a CDS encoding thioesterase II family protein, which yields MTSQLGFQPWIKRFPGCGEGAIVVFPHAGGAAAAYRTFGSALAAGGADTYIVQYPQRAERLRHPAMNSIEELAAELFDAGEWRAAGPLRLFGHCMGALVAFEFARLADDRGVPVTHLWASASHAPCAVAASARVPTTDRELLADMVALGGTDPRLLADEDFLDLLLPSVRADYRAWNRYSRDADVTITADIHAIGGEGDHRVAREPLQQWQCHTSGQFSLELFAGGHFYLNDHVDTLVTQVNA from the coding sequence ATGACGTCGCAGCTCGGATTCCAGCCGTGGATCAAACGTTTTCCCGGCTGCGGTGAAGGCGCGATCGTGGTGTTTCCCCATGCCGGCGGTGCGGCCGCGGCGTACCGGACATTCGGCTCGGCGCTGGCGGCAGGCGGGGCGGACACCTACATCGTCCAGTACCCGCAGCGGGCGGAGCGGCTCCGCCACCCGGCAATGAACTCGATCGAGGAGCTCGCCGCTGAACTGTTCGACGCCGGTGAGTGGCGGGCAGCGGGGCCACTGCGGCTGTTCGGGCACTGCATGGGCGCGCTGGTCGCCTTCGAATTCGCCCGGCTGGCCGACGATCGCGGGGTGCCGGTGACGCACCTGTGGGCCTCGGCGAGCCACGCTCCCTGCGCGGTGGCCGCGTCGGCTCGGGTGCCGACCACCGACCGCGAACTGCTGGCGGACATGGTCGCCCTCGGTGGCACCGACCCGCGCCTGCTCGCCGACGAGGACTTCCTCGACCTGTTGTTGCCGTCTGTGCGCGCTGACTACCGGGCGTGGAACCGGTACTCGCGGGACGCCGATGTCACCATCACTGCCGACATCCACGCAATCGGCGGTGAAGGGGACCACCGAGTGGCGCGGGAACCGCTGCAGCAGTGGCAATGCCACACCTCGGGACAATTCAGCCTGGAACTCTTCGCCGGCGGCCACTTCTACCTCAACGACCACGTCGACACCCTGGTTACCCAGGTGAATGCGTGA